Proteins from one Paenibacillus sp. J23TS9 genomic window:
- a CDS encoding serine hydrolase, translated as MKKSIVFVLTILILFSGFAKQSYALSDTQSAAIQALLDDARRISGVPGMSISILADDEVFYFSSGYADRENGLSASENTLYELASVSKAFTGMGILLLEEQGLLSMTDTVQKYIPWFTLKYQGKSVDMQSLTLNNFLHHTSGLTNFRHTQNIPQGNTPDLLQKTVEMLVDAELAFPPGEQYNYGTVNYDVLGLVIEMVSGQSYEDFMREQVFQPLGLHQTYVYKEDAQATGQLAQGYRSSFFMTTPYNAPDFSGNKPAGYIISCTKDMARWMGIQMGIVQDIPEIFHTVIEKSHQGDMSVPAVNEMYYAAGWSVNANQSIIEHPGGNPNFGTEVAILPNERTAFCLLTNGANINRSMVLKVKDILDGNLTQSYEISGTQLLDIILSSTTIILCLLAVLFFLLGLRRRKTNERQPMTKKRIIVTAILLIATIALCIMCCALDWSTILIWQTYSVLTALISSALLTASMTWFVYTHRYNRDTT; from the coding sequence ATGAAAAAGTCTATTGTTTTTGTATTAACGATACTTATATTGTTCTCAGGATTCGCAAAACAAAGTTATGCGTTGTCAGATACGCAATCTGCGGCAATACAAGCGTTGCTGGATGATGCCCGTCGTATATCAGGTGTGCCGGGAATGTCAATCTCAATACTTGCTGATGATGAAGTGTTCTACTTTTCTTCCGGGTATGCAGACCGTGAGAATGGGTTGTCTGCAAGTGAAAATACACTATATGAGTTGGCCTCGGTCAGTAAAGCTTTTACCGGCATGGGTATTCTGCTGTTGGAAGAGCAAGGGCTGCTGTCAATGACTGACACTGTCCAAAAATATATACCTTGGTTTACGTTAAAGTATCAAGGGAAATCTGTTGATATGCAAAGCCTTACACTCAATAACTTTCTTCACCATACTAGCGGCCTAACAAATTTTAGGCATACTCAAAATATTCCACAAGGCAATACGCCAGATTTGCTGCAAAAGACTGTGGAAATGCTGGTAGATGCTGAGTTGGCGTTCCCTCCCGGTGAACAGTATAACTATGGAACCGTTAATTATGACGTATTGGGTTTAGTTATTGAGATGGTGTCAGGACAAAGCTATGAAGACTTTATGAGGGAACAGGTATTTCAGCCGTTAGGTCTTCACCAGACGTATGTTTATAAAGAAGATGCTCAAGCAACCGGACAGTTGGCACAGGGTTACCGTTCTTCCTTTTTTATGACAACTCCATATAACGCGCCGGATTTTTCCGGGAATAAACCCGCAGGCTACATCATTTCTTGTACAAAAGATATGGCGCGTTGGATGGGCATACAGATGGGTATTGTGCAGGACATACCCGAAATATTCCATACGGTTATCGAAAAATCACATCAGGGTGATATGTCTGTTCCGGCTGTCAACGAAATGTATTATGCGGCGGGCTGGTCGGTAAACGCCAACCAATCGATTATAGAGCACCCAGGGGGCAATCCCAATTTCGGAACCGAAGTGGCCATACTGCCAAATGAACGAACAGCCTTCTGCTTGCTGACCAACGGCGCAAATATCAATAGAAGCATGGTGCTAAAAGTTAAAGATATATTAGACGGCAATCTAACACAGTCATATGAAATAAGCGGCACACAGCTTTTGGACATCATTTTATCGTCTACCACAATTATTCTTTGCCTATTGGCCGTTCTGTTCTTTCTCTTAGGATTACGCAGAAGGAAAACGAATGAGCGGCAGCCAATGACAAAAAAGCGAATAATCGTAACAGCTATTTTGCTGATTGCTACGATTGCCCTGTGTATCATGTGCTGTGCATTAGATTGGTCAACGATACTGATTTGGCAAACATATAGTGTTCTTACAGCTTTGATTTCGTCGGCATTATTAACAGCAAGCATGACATGGTTTGTATACACTCACCGATATAACAGAGATACCACTTGA
- a CDS encoding DinB family protein encodes MNHRPSEEEYAGDAGEYIRLVPEGNIIDILLAQEKQMTELLASLTESQSAYRYAEGKWTLKEVVGHIADSERVMTYRLLRFARGDQTPLPGFDQELFIPPFGSWTTAQLAEDYRAVRQSTITLLRGLPTEAWSRKGTANNVSITARALAYGIAGHELHHMGVIRNRYLS; translated from the coding sequence ATGAACCATAGACCGTCAGAAGAAGAATACGCCGGGGATGCCGGCGAGTATATCCGGTTGGTGCCGGAAGGCAACATCATCGACATTCTGCTCGCTCAGGAAAAGCAAATGACAGAGCTGCTGGCATCGTTGACCGAAAGCCAGAGCGCCTATCGGTATGCGGAAGGAAAATGGACTCTGAAAGAAGTCGTGGGCCACATCGCAGACAGTGAACGCGTCATGACCTACCGCCTGCTCCGATTTGCAAGAGGGGATCAGACGCCTCTGCCCGGTTTCGACCAGGAATTGTTCATTCCTCCTTTTGGAAGCTGGACAACCGCGCAATTGGCCGAAGATTACCGGGCCGTACGGCAATCGACGATCACACTGCTGCGCGGGTTACCGACGGAGGCGTGGTCCCGCAAGGGCACAGCCAACAACGTAAGCATTACGGCGCGCGCCCTCGCTTACGGCATCGCAGGACACGAGCTTCATCACATGGGGGTCATCCGAAATCGTTACTTGAGTTAG
- a CDS encoding DoxX family protein: MSNYSIKTISEKSKIVDTVTNSKLKTYPQGKVVAYWITTALLAFVEGSGGIGELTHQWGTLDTVKIVEYPVYFLTIIGIWKLLGTIAILVPRFPRLKEWAYAGIFFGMTGAAASHAFVGDYGAYAYHIWSTLGLAILALVSWALRPKSRKL; encoded by the coding sequence ATGTCTAACTACTCAATCAAAACCATCTCAGAAAAGAGCAAGATAGTTGATACGGTAACAAACTCAAAATTAAAAACCTATCCCCAGGGAAAAGTTGTCGCCTATTGGATTACAACTGCGCTGCTTGCATTCGTTGAGGGAAGCGGTGGAATTGGGGAACTAACCCATCAATGGGGAACGCTCGATACAGTGAAGATCGTAGAGTATCCGGTGTACTTTCTGACCATTATCGGAATTTGGAAATTACTTGGGACGATAGCCATCCTCGTGCCGCGCTTTCCACGGCTTAAGGAATGGGCGTATGCAGGCATATTCTTTGGAATGACGGGCGCAGCTGCATCACACGCATTCGTGGGGGACTACGGGGCTTATGCGTACCATATTTGGAGCACTCTTGGTCTTGCAATCCTAGCTCTCGTCTCGTGGGCGCTACGTCCGAAGAGCCGCAAACTTTAA
- the pyrH gene encoding UMP kinase codes for MSRYKRVLVKLSGGAVAGNSEFGFEPERLDHIADEIMSVVNLGVEVSLVIGGGNIFRGNMAESWGIERAEADNIGTLATVVNSLMLRGVLKAKTKKEVRVMTAIPITSVAEPYIRLRAIHHLEKGYIVIFAGGNGQPYVTTDYPSVQRAIEVNCDALLVAKQGVDGVLNADPKFDKDARKFRSLHYNDVLKHNLKVMDQSAFILARDYNLPMHVFNFDKPGSMKEICEGKNNGTIISGGSVLELE; via the coding sequence TTGTCAAGGTACAAAAGGGTTCTCGTTAAGCTAAGTGGTGGAGCAGTAGCAGGAAACTCTGAATTTGGTTTTGAGCCAGAAAGGTTAGACCATATTGCGGATGAAATTATGTCAGTAGTAAACTTAGGCGTTGAAGTATCGTTAGTTATAGGTGGGGGTAACATTTTCAGAGGTAATATGGCGGAAAGCTGGGGGATAGAAAGGGCAGAAGCTGATAACATAGGGACGCTTGCGACTGTAGTAAATAGTTTAATGCTTCGTGGAGTTCTTAAAGCCAAGACCAAAAAGGAAGTACGAGTAATGACGGCAATACCCATTACTTCAGTTGCAGAACCATACATCCGTCTAAGAGCAATCCACCATCTAGAAAAAGGCTATATTGTAATTTTTGCAGGGGGGAACGGTCAACCTTACGTTACAACAGACTATCCTTCAGTACAAAGAGCCATCGAGGTTAATTGTGACGCTTTATTAGTTGCAAAGCAAGGTGTTGATGGTGTTCTTAATGCAGACCCTAAATTTGATAAAGATGCAAGGAAATTTCGTTCGCTTCATTACAACGACGTTTTAAAACACAACTTAAAGGTAATGGACCAATCAGCTTTCATTTTAGCAAGAGACTACAATCTGCCAATGCATGTGTTTAACTTCGATAAACCAGGCTCGATGAAAGAAATTTGTGAAGGTAAGAATAACGGTACGATAATTAGTGGCGGATCAGTTTTAGAGTTGGAATGA